The genomic segment AGGAAGATGAGAACATGATCCACGCTGCCCATGCTTCACACTATCACTGGAGCAAGATCGGAAAACCAATAAACATACAGCGGGGACACTGGCTGATCTCCCATGTTTACGCGGTCTTGAATAAACCTGACCAGGCTTTATACCACGCCAAAAAATGTTTGTCCCTGACCGAAGAACACGGCTTTGTCGACTTTGACATGGCTTACGCCTATGAAGCGATGGCAAGAGCGAATGCAGTAGCAGGCAATGAATTAGAGGCAACCAAATACCTGAAAATGGCGCGCGATGCGGCTGAAAAGATAAAAGCGGAAGACGACCGCCAGCTCTTCAACAGTGATCTCAAGGCAGGACCGTGGTACGGAGTGGAATAGAACTACACCGCATCACAAATATGGCAAACAGAGCTATAAAAATATGATCACCGGCCAAAGATCAAAAAGGACGACCCTGCTCAATCTTTCATCATTCCAGATCCTGACAATGTTCCGAAGAGGTCTGTTCTACAGCTATCTTTCGATATATCTCCGGTTTTTCCTCGGTTTGAGCGTGACCGAAACGACTCTCTTTGCCACCCTGCCTATGGTGCTCAACGTGGTCTTCCAAAGATTCGTGTGGGGAGCACTTTCGGACAAGTATCAAAAGAGAAGAACATATATTATTATGGGCGAGGTGCTGGCAGCAGTCGGCACGCTGCTTGTCTGGTATCTTCATAAACTCCCGGAATCCAGGTCTACCGCAGGGTATATCATCATCATCGGCCTGTCAGTGGTCGAGATATTCTGGTCTATGTCCAACATCGGATGGAGCGCGATCATCTCCGACCTGTATCCGGAAGGTGAACGTACCGGCGTCCAGGGTAAACTTTCCAGTCTCGGCGCCATTGGTAGAATAGTCGGCGTACTGATCGGCGGCCTGGCATATGACGGGCTTGCCCGCTATTACGAGGGATGGGGGTTTGACAACGGATTTCTCTTCTTCGTCGCATCCGGGATAATGCTCGTATCGACCATTCCCATGTTCTTCGTACCAGAAGGCGGCGTAAGTGCCGGGCAGCCACAGAGTTCAAGCACGCATACCCACGCAAGGACGCTCTCGCGCGTGTTCGCGGTATTCATGCTGGCGATGATCTTCATCAATTTCGGCCGTAATTCGATCGCTATCATAAAGGCACAATACCTGTCCCTCGACACCGGATTCAACGTATCGAGCCAGGTCCTCAGCTACATAGTGAATATGGAGTCACTTGCCATCTTCATCGTTGGATTGTTCATTTCGCGATTGTCGAAATCGTACAAGGACGCTACCCTGCTGTTCGCCGGTGCGACGGTCGCAATCTTCAGCCTAGTCGGGTTTGCGCTAGCTTCAACATTGCCCCTCATCTACGTGTGCAACTTCCTTCTCGGTGTCTCCATGGTCATCATTCTATCGGCATCATACTCCTACGCCTCACAATTGATCCCTCCGGACCGTCGCGGCAAACAATTCGCCTGGTTCAATGCTACGTTCTTTCTCAGCTGGGGCATGGCAGCGACCATCGTCTCCGGGCCAATCGTTGACCTGCTGATAAGGTCTGGCGCCTCCGAGGTGTTCGCCTACCGGATGTCATTCTTTGCTTCGGCGCTGCTGGTGGTGATCGGATTGCTGATACTATTCCTTGCCGACCGCATGAGGCGACACGCAATAGAAGATCGCCCGCAATCATAGTTATTGCCCAAATTCTTTATACCAAGGCCTGTTAGAGGCCACAATTGTCTGTAGAACGCAGTCTGTCTTGACTTTGTTCCATTTCTGCATACAATAGGGTATGAAATTGATCGAAGAAATCAAGAAAGCCGAAGAAAAAGCCGAAATTCTGAAGAAAAATACCGTGAGCGAGGGGCAGTCACTTGTCGAAAAAGCACGGGAAAAAGGCGAGAAAGACCTTGCGGCTCTTGATGATTTGAGGGAAAAACAACTGGGAAAGGCGCTGGATAAGGCTCAGCAGATCGTTGGCAGCGAAGTCGCCAAAATCGACGCGGAACATGAACAAGCATCAAAAGAAATCAATGAGTCATATAAAAAAAACAAAGATAAAACTATCAAAAGAATCCAAGAAATAATCCTCAAATGGCCGTCCTCCCAGTAGAAAAAATACACATTGTTGTTTACAAGGGTATAAAGGATAAATTCCTTCAAGAATTGCAGAAGGAAGGAATAATCCATATTACAGAACAGGAGGAATCAACCACCGAGGTGTCGACCGACCTGAGCCGTATCGATGATGTACTCAACCAGCTGACTAGTTATAAGAAACGCAGCCCGCTTTCGATGTTCTTCAACGTAAGACGCCCCATGCCCTATGCCATGTTTGTTGAAACGACCCGATCTTATGATCACAAGAAAACCGTTACCCAACTTGAATCTATCAGAACCGAACGGGACAAGATGTTCAGCCGCACCAAACAGATTGAGGATGAGATATCATTACTTACACCGTGGAACCCATTCAGTTCAGACCTGGCGACCCTGAAAGAATTCAAACAGACCGATAGTATCCCCGTAATGATTCCTTCTTCAGAACTA from the candidate division WOR-3 bacterium genome contains:
- a CDS encoding MFS transporter gives rise to the protein MITGQRSKRTTLLNLSSFQILTMFRRGLFYSYLSIYLRFFLGLSVTETTLFATLPMVLNVVFQRFVWGALSDKYQKRRTYIIMGEVLAAVGTLLVWYLHKLPESRSTAGYIIIIGLSVVEIFWSMSNIGWSAIISDLYPEGERTGVQGKLSSLGAIGRIVGVLIGGLAYDGLARYYEGWGFDNGFLFFVASGIMLVSTIPMFFVPEGGVSAGQPQSSSTHTHARTLSRVFAVFMLAMIFINFGRNSIAIIKAQYLSLDTGFNVSSQVLSYIVNMESLAIFIVGLFISRLSKSYKDATLLFAGATVAIFSLVGFALASTLPLIYVCNFLLGVSMVIILSASYSYASQLIPPDRRGKQFAWFNATFFLSWGMAATIVSGPIVDLLIRSGASEVFAYRMSFFASALLVVIGLLILFLADRMRRHAIEDRPQS